ACAGGCCTTGATTACTTTGggttaggtgtgtttaattagggtttgagctaaactctgctctCCAGGAACACACCTGATATTATGAGTTACTGAATCAAATCAGGAGACAACTGAATCAGGCCAGAGGTcaacaaaaactttattatatGCAACATTAAATGTTTGGATTGTAACATTGTTTAATTCTGACACTATGTGTTATATACCTTTTGAAAAGCGATAAAGCGTGTGTTGATTGAAATATATATCAGACTTTTGTGTgtctaaaaaaaattgttgaacatataaaaaaagcctactttcatgcattttattttattttttatttttttattatacaaatgtttACAGAGCAAGGTTTGCAGAGGGTTTAGGGTGATTACTCCAGAATAAACAACACTGATAAGTGCATTACAGACGTTCAGTCTGACCTCACACATCACAGTTTCTGAAGCAGTATTCAATACTCCAGCGGATATCTGAACCCTGAATCATTCTGTGTGTCTCCTAATCAAGCACAGCTGGTTCAGCTCAGAGACAGAGACTCTGAAGAGCTGACATGAGTGTGTGAGACAAAGGACCAGGGGTAAGAGTGACTGCATCACAGAACTGACAGCATTTGTGTTGCTTTATTTGATTCAAACATATTTgaagacaaaaaacaaagacTGAGGATTCTGAAACAGTAACAGCgggaaaataataatttgttgtggATGTAAGGCCTGTTTCTCACTGCAGGCGTGAGCAGAGCTTTTGTGTTTCAAGAGCCGTGCTAACAGAAGATTGTAGAAGCACCTGCATTTTTTTGCAGCTAATCAAAGTGACAGTGCACTGATGATGCATAAAATCAATATGATTTGACATGGAAGAGTAGAAATTGCACAGATTAAGCATATATTTGTAGTCCAGTGTCTTGAAACACTACAGTATACCACAGGTTATGATATGGAATTAGTCTACTGTGCACAATTAACCACAGCCCAGGTCTAATGCTATCAGTGACCCACCACTGATGTCCAGTGTAGAAGAAATACTCACCACAGTTACCTAGAAAGAAGTTCTCTGTATAGAGCGCAGCAGAAatgtgttgttgctgctgctcaagtctgtggtgtgaaacaggcgtaagaaAATCACCGGCAGATGTGAGCAAACTGAGTGAGCTTTAGTGCTCCTTCTGGCCGGAGCCTCTAATGTTGAGTTCATTGTAATGGGTTTGGTTTGCTGCGGCGGCTTTGTCATCCCTGTGAACACACAATAGTAAAGAAACTGAGACATTATCATATTAAACAGGACAAATCTCTTTCAAATGGATTCTTGGACTCCACTGTATGAACTGCAAATGTTTTGTCTGTGTCAGAATGGCacttatttgatatttattaagtTATCTAGAGGCCATGCATTACTGCTGCTGTCTTGTCAAGATGTTTTAACAGAATATCCAGAAGAAGACAAGACTGCAAGTAAAGCAGCGTGACCTCTGTGGGCTTCCGTATGTTTTAAAAGCAGTCAGTAGTTATGAGCTTTCTATGAATCACGATTCCTCCCAGCTTTAGTTACAAACTGACAATCTTATGGGACCCGtgtcaaatattttattcagaaaatattgtTTTCCCAATTTGGCATGcatggcattttatttatttttttatgcatgcataaataacaacaacagcaataataattagacaaaatatattttaaatatttgctaaatatatgttgtaaatagTGAAGctcattgaaatatatttttgaaattgaaaatatatttagtttcatgcttcatatacataaatatattatattatctaatggtagcctacatttaggcttcattcattttttattcaaactGTGTTACATGTTCACACGTTATAGACAACAAACAACgtttttcttcagattttcttgggaaaatatgcaaaataaaaatggaaaaaaatgtattggtagaaaatatattgtatgtaaatatatttttaaacatattttagctaATATATGTTCTGTATGTTTTGGAATATAGTTATTATCGTAATGGTGCTGCGTGGCTGGTTTCTGTCAGTGACCTGCGTGTGTCCAGTGGTGCTGTGATGGCCGCTCGGTGGACCGCCCGCTGTCTCGGTGCTTCCAGGCGGGACATGGGCGCAGAAGCCTGGAACCTGGACACTTCTCTCTGCCACTCCTCGTCAAAGGACTGGGCCTCCGCTGGGAAGAGAAACACCACGTCAGAAACACGGGAGCGGAGCAGGTGCTAGGACTTGCAGAGATTGTTAGGTGGCTGCTTGCTGTCCCAAATCAAGGGGTTCAGCTCAGGTCTCTGTGGTCTTCTGTCCTGCAGTCAGGACTCATTTCCAGGCTGGCCATTTAGCTTTTTTTGGGCCACAGTGGTTGGCGAATGATAATCATGTGATATATTTGAAAACATCCTCAACATCAAGTGCATAAAACTTATGACTTTTGATCTCACACTGCCTTTttaaggggcagctgtggcctaatgatTAGAAAGTTGGTCTTGTAACCCaagggttgtgggttcaagttTCACTTTTGGTGAGGGGAGTACCACGACTTCAGAGTATGAGCCGCCACATTTCACTTtctgttttgaattatttttgtttctgcatTATTGCAACTTAATATGTGTTTCTGGATCAAAACATGCATCTGGCCTCATTAATGTAATGCAAGGATgtgtttgttcattgtttgcaAAGTAAAAATCTGACTGCTTAAAAACCTCACATTGTGGCTTTATAGGAGTAAGGATTCAAAACTGATGAGCAAACTGCTAAATATTAGAAATAGCTTCTGCAGGTTTTATTAAggtgaatttaagacttttttaaccaaaataaaaaatgtaaggaATAAGTTAAATGGAACAATACATTATTatggtctctaaatgtaaatgtcttgtattAGAATGcttcaaagtttaaaaaatacataattacttaaaaaCTAATcaccattattttttaattcatataaaaaaaaaaagattaaggcTTGAATAGCTTTGATTTCAAAcactaaaactgtaaaaagaattcagtatttttatcttgttttccagtgcaaatgtctaaaatTCTTAAATAcaagatacatttacaaaatgacttaaaataagagcttattggcagatatttgttcttgttttaagcaatcACTCACTTAATTCTGTTCAGTTTCTCAGgaaacaagacttcatattttcaaattGCACCTCAAGtacatgtatcttgatttaaagatgtttagatatttgtactggagaACAAAAATAGCTTGGAAGAAAccttttttgcagtgcatgcaacatttaatgcatgACCTTtttaggccttaatttgtggagaAGAGATCACTGAGCAAACATAACTAATAAAAAGAATACTTGTTTGTGCAGTAAAAGAAAACAGTGAGAGAGCATGCACTGAAAGCGTTTGCACCAGCAGAGAAACTGGTGTTTGTCTCTTTAAATGCCTCCTCACTCTCATCCATGTTCTGGAAGTCCTGGTTGAGCTCCTTCTCTCCGGTTTTCCTGTTCTCCTTCCTCTCGATGACGTGGCCTCTGTCCTGGATGTGATGGGCGATGGACATCTTCTCCAGTCCGCTCTCAGAGTCCTTCAGACTCCTCCTGGTCTCCTTTATCTGAACACACATAGACCAGCCATCATGACACAGATGCACAGGAGGTGCTGAAGCGTGAGTGTTTGAGAGCAGGACTCACTCCTCCGGGAGCACAGCGCGTCTGAGACGAGGCCTGGAACACTTTCGGCGGCTCGTCTCCCATCTTCGAGTACGTCATGACGGAGGAAGAGGAATACGAGTGGCTGCTGGGGTCTGACGGCATGTTCCCCTGCAAGAAACAGTCAGAAAAACATCTCAGAGACTATGAATGCTTCTCTGGGACGCTGAACTCAGTCGAGCACTCGGGAGTCACCGGTTCACTGACAGTGAAAGACACGCTTTGACAACTGTTTATTTGTGATAAGTGCTTCTTCATTAAAGATAAGAAATCTTTAAAGAATCAGAATCACTCAATTGCTTTCAACAGCCATCCTACTGATAACTAAACAGCTCATTATAAACACCcatttcaaaacaacagcatgttTGAGCGTCCTTGTATGAGGTCAGTTTTTGAGAGATGGTCACTGACGCTTGGTtgaagaggtcagaggtcagacttACAAAATTTCTATGCATCGCCTCCATCCTGTTCCTCATGCTGTCCATCATAGCGAAGGGACTGCTAAAGATATCCAGCTCCTGTTGACATTAATCACACACATTTAATGACCTTCCTTCACATGCAGGTACATCAAGTTTCTCTATATACACTGCAGACAGCGGTTATTCAAACTTAAATCTTTAAATCCATTTTCTTATATTTAGAGCTGAAATGCAGACTGTGTGAGGCTGTGATGTTCTTTGGCCAGAGTTAACATGAAATGCAACCCATTTGGCACAATCTCTCATGTGATGTCAAAACAGGAACTTTGTTTATTCCATTGTGAACTGATATGAATTCTATTCTGATTGGTGTCTATTGCCACAAGCTTTAATGAAGAGGTGAAGCAGTTGTGACGTTTTGATGAGTGATGTCTGAGTCAATGCTATGAGCGATGACACGATTCGCTCTGAGGAACCAAACAGAGAGCGGACGGCTGCTGCTACACAAACACTATAAAAAGCCCAAAGGACAGCACACATCAATAATACACAGGCTGTGAGAGGGATACTGTATATAGCTGTGAGGACACACTGGAGGTCACAGGTCACAGcgcaggtcagaggtcactgacCTTACAGTATCTAGAACCTGAGATGTGTGAGATGAGTAACTAAACTGACGTTAAGAAATTAGTGTTTCATTGTTAAATGACTTTTtcttatacattacatttatacaatAAACTATATAGCAGTTCTTTATAgcagaaaaagctttttttatacaATTAGTGTGCTGTTGTATTGAATGCATACTGAtgtgtactattaaaaaaaactgtaattgcagataaaataatattactgatATAAAAGGCCACTTTCATCACTTGATTATTTTGatatgttgactaacatactgaAGTGAACATAAAGCACTTGATTCTAATTTGAAATGTAGCGTGTCATTCAATATTAGATTAAAAgttgatatatttaaatgttctacATGGcagcttcatcattacaaatgtgtcatTACTAAATACATGACAATCTTCAATAAGAattctaaaatgacaaaatatataatttattttaagttaccATAAGtccttgtcagtacattcagcagtaatttaagcatatttcaaagacaaaagaagtaattatgaaatagaATAACTCCTTGTTAGGTGGGTCAAAAATCATTAAGTTCAACAGATTGCATTTAActataacacattttcatttaacccaaaacattacattcagttcacactgtatacacacaaattattttatattctagtgcattatttctgtaataagtaggctactcttttaaaaaatatatgctgAAGTGTACATGACTTTCCGAAGGGATATCAATGTTGTCAGCAActtataacaatgtttttattgGCCACAATGATACTACCATGATTTATAATTACACGAGAGTTTAAATTATCaatatgattgattgattatttatttttgcattacagtaatgagaaaaaaaatagctaaCGTTTTAAATTTTGGGTCTAGGGAGGTTATTATTTGTCAATGgggaaaaatgtcacaaaatattactgcaaaatataaatttattttctgGGCTAATTcggtttcttttgattttggagttTAATTCAGACATTTTATGAGATTCACATCCATGTGAACAAAATGGAGAATATAATGATACAATGTGTGAAAAGACAATTCTGTGTGTATGGACTGAAGAACTATGTGTGAAAACtatcacaataaacacaaaaacaaaacatgcaagacAATCACGCTTAGAACACACAACAGATGATGAGAACGACAAACAGTCACTGATAACACACAAGGGCAAACACGGGGAACTAAATAATGAACAGGTGCCACTGATTACAAACCATGGAGACAAACAAGGAGAAAACAGGACTGAAAAATAAAGAGGCACAGGAACAAgatgaaaactaaactaaaaaagcaTGTCTGAGTTTGAATGTTTCAGTAGCTCAGAGAGCTCTGAATGACTCCCAAAATTGGTATCTGTCACCTCTGGTTATGGCGTCTAATAATGGAGAAGCAGCTCGTGTTTCTCTGAAGGTTTAGAGGAGCACTGCCTCAGCGGCTTCTTACGGTCGAGCCGTTTAAAACCATCATCACTCCTCAAGCTAATAAAGCCCCTGGAGAGCGCAGCTCGGCTATCTGCTCGCGCTGGAGTGTATTTTTAACCCGCCGGAGGACGGGTCACGAACGCTATTTTAGGTGGGCTGTGTTTGGAAGACACAGGCCTGAGGTCACGACCCATTTATGCTGCATGCTTTCACAGCGCTGGTCCCATCTGGGCAGAAGAATGATTCAACAGACCCACTGGGAAAAACACTTCTGATTTAGCAAATGAGCCACGCAGCAGAGCTCTCAGAAGACGACACGGTTCTGGGAATGATCACAACATCAGTGACACTGAAAACATTTCTCAGGTTACTCTGTTACTAAATGCACATGTGACTCATAAGCTGCTGTACAACGCTGCCAAATACGTAGAAGTATTTTACACGATCAAATGATGA
This portion of the Cyprinus carpio isolate SPL01 chromosome A15, ASM1834038v1, whole genome shotgun sequence genome encodes:
- the LOC109081331 gene encoding myeloid leukemia factor 1-like isoform X3, producing MHNTAHAGRGGANACSRCGASKVSAARPSAERQCGKMFNSLLRQFEDEPFFADAFQVHHERMRQMMRGFADPFGQGFMPSITDGHHRGHRGDRGHRAAAQPNTSPNVRSDRELDIFSSPFAMMDSMRNRMEAMHRNFGNMPSDPSSHSYSSSSVMTYSKMGDEPPKVFQASSQTRCAPGGIKETRRSLKDSESGLEKMSIAHHIQDRGHVIERKENRKTGEKELNQDFQNMDETEAQSFDEEWQREVSRFQASAPMSRLEAPRQRAVHRAAITAPLDTRRDDKAAAANQTHYNELNIRGSGQKEH
- the LOC109081331 gene encoding myeloid leukemia factor 1-like isoform X6, whose product is MTVTHIHDAFQVHHERMRQMMRGFADPFGQGFMPSITDGHHRGHRGDRGHRAAAQPNTSPNVRSDRELDIFSSPFAMMDSMRNRMEAMHRNFGNMPSDPSSHSYSSSSVMTYSKMGDEPPKVFQASSQTRCAPGGIKETRRSLKDSESGLEKMSIAHHIQDRGHVIERKENRKTGEKELNQDFQNMDETEAQSFDEEWQREVSRFQASAPMSRLEAPRQRAVHRAAITAPLDTRRDDKAAAANQTHYNELNIRGSGQKEH
- the LOC109081331 gene encoding myeloid leukemia factor 1-like isoform X2 → MFNSLLRQFEDEPFFASSSDAFQVHHERMRQMMRGFADPFGQGFMPSITDGHHRGHRGDRGHRAAAQPNTSPNVRSDRELDIFSSPFAMMDSMRNRMEAMHRNFGNMPSDPSSHSYSSSSVMTYSKMGDEPPKVFQASSQTRCAPGGIKETRRSLKDSESGLEKMSIAHHIQDRGHVIERKENRKTGEKELNQDFQNMDETEAQSFDEEWQREVSRFQASAPMSRLEAPRQRAVHRAAITAPLDTRRDDKAAAANQTHYNELNIRGSGQKEH
- the LOC109081331 gene encoding myeloid leukemia factor 1-like isoform X1, which encodes MFNSLLRQFEDEPFFASSSSDAFQVHHERMRQMMRGFADPFGQGFMPSITDGHHRGHRGDRGHRAAAQPNTSPNVRSDRELDIFSSPFAMMDSMRNRMEAMHRNFGNMPSDPSSHSYSSSSVMTYSKMGDEPPKVFQASSQTRCAPGGIKETRRSLKDSESGLEKMSIAHHIQDRGHVIERKENRKTGEKELNQDFQNMDETEAQSFDEEWQREVSRFQASAPMSRLEAPRQRAVHRAAITAPLDTRRDDKAAAANQTHYNELNIRGSGQKEH
- the LOC109081331 gene encoding myeloid leukemia factor 1-like isoform X5, which codes for MFNSLLRQFEDEPFFASSSDAFQVHHERMRQMMRGFADPFGQGFMPSITDGHHRGHRGDRGHRAAAQPNTSPNVRSDRGNMPSDPSSHSYSSSSVMTYSKMGDEPPKVFQASSQTRCAPGGIKETRRSLKDSESGLEKMSIAHHIQDRGHVIERKENRKTGEKELNQDFQNMDETEAQSFDEEWQREVSRFQASAPMSRLEAPRQRAVHRAAITAPLDTRRDDKAAAANQTHYNELNIRGSGQKEH
- the LOC109081331 gene encoding myeloid leukemia factor 1-like isoform X4, translating into MHNTAHAGRGGANACSRCGASKVSAARPSAERQCGKMFNSLLRQFEDEPFFASSSSDAFQVHHERMRQMMRGFADPFGQGFMPSITDGHHRGHRGDRGHRAAAQPNTSPNVRSDRGNMPSDPSSHSYSSSSVMTYSKMGDEPPKVFQASSQTRCAPGGIKETRRSLKDSESGLEKMSIAHHIQDRGHVIERKENRKTGEKELNQDFQNMDETEAQSFDEEWQREVSRFQASAPMSRLEAPRQRAVHRAAITAPLDTRRDDKAAAANQTHYNELNIRGSGQKEH